From a region of the Armatimonas rosea genome:
- a CDS encoding alpha/beta hydrolase fold domain-containing protein — protein MPVQTQAQEGVVFEKNIEFSNPDNQHLMLNMARPEKGDGPFPAVLCIHGGGFRAGTRDGYDGLVKQLAARGYVAVTVEYRLAPKYPFPAAIHDVKAAVRWLRANAAKYHINPERIGVTGGSAGGHLALYLGVTGGVKELEGDGGNPAQSSKVSCVVNFYGPSDLTRSYGKSVDAAEVLPLFLGGNVEKERPKHLLASPLYWVTPLAPPTLCVHGTKDNYVAYEQSIWMVDRLLAAGVDAELVTLQGAGHGFGGEQAKAADAALFAFFDKYLKR, from the coding sequence GTGCCTGTTCAAACGCAGGCGCAAGAGGGTGTGGTTTTTGAGAAAAACATTGAGTTCTCCAACCCAGACAACCAGCACTTGATGCTGAACATGGCGCGCCCGGAGAAGGGCGATGGCCCGTTTCCCGCGGTGCTCTGTATCCATGGTGGCGGCTTTCGTGCGGGGACGCGCGACGGCTACGATGGCCTGGTCAAGCAGCTGGCGGCGCGGGGGTATGTGGCGGTGACGGTCGAGTACCGGCTGGCGCCCAAGTACCCGTTCCCTGCCGCCATCCACGATGTAAAGGCCGCTGTGCGCTGGCTGCGTGCCAATGCCGCCAAGTACCACATCAACCCGGAGCGGATCGGGGTGACCGGGGGCTCGGCGGGCGGGCACCTGGCGCTCTACCTGGGGGTCACCGGCGGTGTCAAAGAGCTGGAGGGCGACGGTGGCAACCCGGCGCAGTCCAGCAAGGTGAGCTGTGTCGTGAACTTCTACGGCCCCAGCGACCTGACGCGTTCCTATGGCAAGAGTGTCGATGCCGCCGAGGTGCTCCCGCTCTTCCTCGGGGGAAATGTGGAGAAGGAGCGCCCCAAGCACCTGCTGGCCAGCCCGCTCTACTGGGTGACCCCACTCGCCCCGCCGACTCTCTGCGTCCATGGCACCAAAGACAACTATGTCGCCTACGAGCAGTCGATCTGGATGGTGGACCGCCTCCTCGCGGCGGGTGTGGACGCCGAGCTGGTCACTCTTCAGGGCGCGGGCCACGGCTTTGGCGGGGAGCAGGCCAAGGCCGCCGATGCCGCGCTCTTTGCCTTCTTCGATAAGTACCTTAAGCGGTAG